In Malus sylvestris chromosome 15, drMalSylv7.2, whole genome shotgun sequence, a single genomic region encodes these proteins:
- the LOC126602317 gene encoding 60S ribosomal protein L5-like, translating into MAFAKAQKSRAYFKRFQVKYKRRREGKTDYRARIRLINQDKNKYNTPKYRFVVRFTNKDIVAQITSASIAGDLVLAAAYAHELPRYGLEVGLTNYAAAYCTGLLLARRVLKKLEMDDEYEGNVEATGEDYSVEPAESRRPFRALLDVGLIRTTTGNRVFGALKGALDGGLDIPHSEKRFAGFSKDSKQLDPEVHRKYIYGGHVAAYMTTLAEDEPEKYQSHFSEYIKKGIEADNIEELYKKVHAAIRADPTIKKTEKPAPQEHKRYNLKKLTFDERKMKLVERLKAFNDAGNDDDSDDDDEY; encoded by the exons ATG GCTTTCGCCAAAGCTCAGAAATCAAGGGCCTACTTCAAGAGGTTCCAAGTCAAGTACAAGAGAAGGCGAG AGGGAAAGACTGACTACCGGGCCAGGATTAGGCTTATTAACCAAGACAAGAACAAGTACAACACACCCAAGTATCGGTTTGTCGTGAGATTT ACCAACAAAGATATTGTTGCACAAATTACATCTGCCAGTATTGCTGGTGATTTGGTTCTTGCTGCTGCCTATGCCCATGAGCTCCCACGCTATGGGCTCGAAGTTGGTCTTACAAACTATGCTGCAG CCTATTGCACTGGCCTTCTTTTGGCTCGTCGTGTGTTGAAGAAGCTTGAAATGGATGACGAATATGAGGGAAATGTTGAG GCTACTGGTGAGGACTATTCTGTAGAGCCAGCTGAGAGCAGAAGGCCATTCCGTGCTCTTCTTGATGTAGGTCTTATCAGGACCACCACGGGAAATCGCGTATTCGGTGCGTTGAAG GGTGCTTTGGATGGAGGGTTGGATATCCCTCACAGTGAAAAGAGGTTTGCCGGCTTTTCCAAGGATAGCAAGCAACTTGACCCTGAGGTTCATCGGAAGTACATCTATGGTGGCCATGTTGCTGCCTACATGACG ACCTTGGCGGAGGATGAGCCTGAGAAGTATCAAAGTCACTTCAGTGAATATATTAAGAAAGGTATTGAAGCGGATAACATCGAGGAGTTGTACAAGAAAGTTCATGCAGCCATCCGTGCTGATCCTACAATTAAGAAGACTGAAAAGCCTGCTCCTCAAGAACACAAGAG ATACAACCTCAAAAAGCTCACCTTTGATGAGAGGAAGATGAAGTTGGTTGAGAGATTGAAGGCCTTCAATGACGCTGGTAACGATGacgacagtgatgatgatgatgagtaCTAA
- the LOC126602318 gene encoding 60S ribosomal protein L5-like, which yields MPFVKSQKSRAYFKRFQVKYKRRREGKTDYRARIRLINQDKNKYNTPKYRFVVRFTNKDIVAQIVSASIAGDLVLAAAYAHELPHYGLEVGLTNYAAAYCTGLLLARRVLKKLEMDDEYEGNVEATGEDYSVEPAESRRPFRALLDVGLIRTTTGNRVFGALKGALDGGLDIPHSEKRFAGFSKDSKQLDAEVHRKYIYGGHVAAYMNTLGEDEPEKYQTHFSEYIKKGIEADNIEELYKKVHAAIRADPTAKKTEKQPPKEHKRYNLKKLTFDERKKKLVERLTAFNDAANEDDDDDE from the exons ATG CCGTTCGTCAAGTCTCAAAAGTCTAGGGCTTACTTCAAGAGGTTTCAAGTCAAGTATAAGAGAAGGAGAG AGGGGAAGACCGACTACCGTGCCAGGATTAGGCTCATTAACCAAGATAAGAACAAGTACAACACACCCAAGTATCGGTTCGTTGTGCGATTT ACCAACAAGGATATTGTTGCCCAAATTGTATCTGCCAGCATTGCTGGTGATCTCGTTCTCGCTGCAGCTTATGCTCATGAGCTGCCACACTATGGGCTTGAAGTTGGTCTCACAAACTATGCAGCAG CCTACTGCACTGGCCTTCTCTTGGCTCGTCGTGTGTTGAAGAAGCTTGAAATGGATGACGAATATGAGGGCAATGTTGAG GCTACTGGTGAGGACTACTCTGTGGAGCCAGCTGAGAGCAGAAGGCCATTCCGTGCTCTTCTTGATGTTGGCTTGATCAGGACCACCACAGGAAACCGTGTATTCGGTGCCTTGAAG GGTGCTTTGGATGGGGGATTAGATATCCCTCACAGTGAGAAGAGGTTTGCTGGTTTCTCCAAGGATAGCAAACAGCTTGACGCTGAGGTTCATCGCAAATATATCTATGGAGGCCATGTTGCGGCGTACATGAAT ACTTTGGGGGAGGATGAGCCAGAGAAATATCAGACTCACTTCAGTGAATATATCAAGAAAGGTATTGAAGCAGATAACATTGAGGAGTTGTACAAGAAAGTTCATGCTGCCATTCGCGCTGATCCTACCGCTAAGAAAACTGAGAAGCAGCCGCCTAAGGAACACAAGAG GTACAATCTCAAGAAGCTTACCTTTgatgaaaggaagaagaagttgGTCGAGAGGTTGACTGCCTTCAACGACGCAGCTAACGAGGACGACGATGATGACGAGTGA
- the LOC126602303 gene encoding probable phosphoinositide phosphatase SAC9, with protein MESAGGGIRETSVIVVTLDTGEVYIIASLSSRLDTQVIHVDPTTGVLRYNAKPGFDVFKSEKEALDYITDGSHWSCRSTTYAHAILGYAALGSIGLLLVATKLTASVPNLPGGGCIYTVTESQWIKIQLQNPQPQGKGEEKNVNELTDLDINGKHYFCEARDITRPFPSRMSLREPDDEFVWNAWFSMPFKNIGLSQHCVTLLQGFAECRTFGTLGKVDGIVALIARRSRLHPGTRYLARGLNSCFSTGNEVECEQLAWVPRRAGQTVPFNTYVWRRGTIPIWWGAELKITAAEAEIYVSDSDPYKGSAEYYQRLSKRYDARNFDVAFGGSRNRKAFVPIVCINLLRSGEGKSECILVQHFEESLNYIKSTGKLPYTRIHLINYDWHASIKLKGEQQTIEGLWKHLKAHTVSIGISEGDFLPSRERIKDCRGEIIYNDDFEGAFCLRSRQNGVIRFNCADSLDRTNAASYFGSLQVFVEQCRRLFISLDSDLAFGYQSMSNYGGYTAPLPPGWEKRSDAVTGKTFYVDHNTRTTTWTHPCPDKPWKRFDMAFEEFKRSTILSPVSQLADIFLLAGDIHATLYTGSKAMHSQILSIFNDDAGKFKQFSAAQNMKITLQRRYKNAVVDSSRQKQLEIFLGMRLFKHLPSVSFHPLNVVSRPSGFFLKPVANMFPSSNGGASLLSFKRKDLVWVCPQAADVVELFIYLGEPCHVCQLLLTISHGVDDSTYPSTFDVRTGRSLDGLKLVLEGASIPHCVNGTNLLIPLTGAISPEDMAVTGAGSRLHAQDTSSLPLLYDFEELEGELDFLTRVVALTFYPAVSGKSPITFGEIEVLGVSLPWKGVFTNEGPGASLPEQAKNLQNENNLFSTGSKTNPFSGASSNENVTVPVQPSASANNLVDLLTGEVVLSEHFAAPVIGNAEDKGGDLLDFLDQAIVEYHGAETDHKSHDGKPLDSSSQQYIDCLKSIAGPRMEKKLNFMEAMKLEIERLRLDISAAERDRALLSIGTDPATINPNVLLDERYMGRLCRVANSVALLGQASLEDKITSAVGLETTDDTAIDFWNITSFGERCYGGTCEVRAETNAPTRASFSESSGGVSPSLFLCSQCERKVCKVCCAGRGALLVAGYGSREAMSYNGVVNQGGSGHGFQVDVSTNNTVVLDSVICKRCCDDTVLDALILDYVRVLVSKRRSARADSAAHEALNQVIGYSVRNCLSERNQSPDRPRTIKVLQKLLGSVESLAEFPFASFLHSVETGADSAPFLSLLAPLESGSRHSYWKAPPSTTSVEFVIVLGTLSDVSGVVLLISPCGYSEADAPTVQIWASNKIHKEERSCMGKWDLQSQITSSSEYYGPEKSVRENEVPRHVKFEFGNPVRCRIIWITLRLQRPGSKSLNLDNLNLLSLDENPFAEVTRRASFGGKVEREPCIHAKRILVVGSSVKKEMVDTSQASDPMNLKGWLERSPPLNRFRVPIEAERLLDHDIILEQYLSPASPLLAGFRLDAFGAIRPLVTHSPFSNAHIWDTSATLVDERHISPAVLYIQVSAVQEPHSIVPIAEYRLPEAKSGTAMYFDFPREIQTRRIMFKLLGDITAFADDPTEQDDAGSRGVPVAAGLSLANKIKLYYYADPYELGKWASLSAV; from the exons ATGGAATCAGCTG GTGGTGGTATAAGGGAGACATCTGTTATAGTTGTGACATTGGATACTGGTGAAGTATATATAATTGCGAGTTTGTCTTCTAGGCTCGACACTCAGGTCATACATGTTGATCCCACAACCGGAGTGCTTCGCTACAATGCGAAGCCAGGATTTGATGTTTTCAAATCCGAAAAGGAAGCATTGGATTACATTACAGACGGATCACACTGGTCGTGTAGGAGTACAACCTATGCACATGCAATATTGGGTTATGCTGCTTTGGGCAGCATTGGTTTGCTTCTCGTGGCCACCAAGTTGACTGCTAGTGTTCCGAATTTGCCTGGTGGAGGGTGCATTTATACGGTGACTGAGAGCCAATGGATCAAGATTCAACTTCAGAATCCACAACCACAAGGgaaaggagaagaaaagaaTGTTAATGAATTAACTGATCTTGACATTAATGGGAAGCACTACTTTTGTGAGGCAAGGGATATCACTCGACCATTTCCTAGCCGTATGAGCTTGCGTGAGCCTGATGATGAATTTGTTTGGAACGCCTGGTTCTCGATGCCTTTCAAAAACATTGGGTTGTCGCAGCATTGTGTCACTCTTCTGCAG GGTTTTGCGGAGTGTCGAACTTTTGGAACCTTAGGGAAGGTGGACGGAATTGTTGCTCTCATAGCTCGTCGTAGTAGGTTGCATCCTGGTACTCGGTACTTGGCTAGGGGATTGAATTCTTGTTTTAGCACAG GAAATGAAGTGGAGTGTGAGCAACTTGCATGGGTCCCTAGAAGGGCTGGTCAAACTGTTCCTTTTAACACATACGTGTGGCGACGCGGCACAATTCCAATTTGGTGGGGTGCAGAGTTAAAGATTACTGCTGCAGAAGCAGAAATATACGTTTCGGATAGTGATCCTTATAAAGGAAGTGCGGAGTACTACCAGAGGTTGAGTAAGAGGTATGATGCACGAAATTTTGATGTAGCCTTTGGGGGGAGTCGGAATAGAAAAGCGTTTGTTCCAATTGTTTGCATCAACTTGCTTAGGAGTGGAGAAGGAAAGTCAGAATGTATTTTAGTTCAACATTTTGAGGAATCTTTAAACTACATCAAGTCAACTGGAAAACTTCCTTATACTCGAATTCACTTGATAAATTATGACTGGCATGCCAGTATAAAGTTAAAAGGTGAACAGCAAACCATCGAAGGATTATGGAAACATCTAAAAGCACACACTGTTTCCATAGGCATTTCTGAGGGAGATTTTTTGCCTTCGCGGGAAAGAATTAAGGACTGCAGAGGAGAAATTATCTACAATGATGACTTTGAAGGCGCCTTCTGCTTAAGATCACGTCAAAATGGTGTGATACGTTTCAACTGTGCTGATTCTTTGGATAGGACAAATGCTGCAAGTTATTTTGGCTCCCTCCAGGTTTTCGTGGAGCAGTGTAGGCGGCTTTTTATATCACTTGATAGTGATTTGGCATTTGGTTATCAGTCAATGAGTAATTATGGTGGCTATACTGCTCCTTTGCCACCAGGCTGGGAGAAGAGATCTGATGCAGTAACAGGGAAAACTTTTTATGTTGATCACAACACTAGGACCACAACATGGACGCATCCGTGTCCCGATAAACCTTGGAAGAGATTTGATATGGCATTTGAGGAGTTTAAGAGGTCAACAATTTTATCACCGGTATCCCAGCTTGCTGATATTTTTCTGCTTGCGGGTGATATTCATGCAACACTTTATACCGGTTCGAAAGCTATGCATAGCCAAATCCTTAGCATCTTCAATGACGATGCAggaaaattcaaacaattttctgcagcacaaaatatgaaaattaCTTTGCAGCGGAGATATAAAAATGCAGTTGTAGACAGCTCTCGTCAAAAGCAACTGGAGATATTTCTTGGAATGAGACTATTCAAGCATCTTCCATCAGTTTCTTTTCACCCTCTTAAT GTCGTCTCTCGACCATCTGGTTTCTTCCTTAAGCCAGTTGCTAACATGTTTCCAAGTTCCAATGGTGGAGCCAGTCTTCTGAGTTTCAAGAGAAAGGATCTAGTCTGG GTTTGCCCACAGGCTGCAGATGTTGTCGAACTTTTTATCTATTTAGGTGAACCTTGCCATGTTTGTCAGCTTCTTCTCACAATATCCCATGGTGTAGATGATTCAACTTATCCATCAACATTTGACGTAAGGACAGGACGCTCATTAGATGGGCTAAAACTTGTCTTGGAG GGTGCTTCGATACCTCATTGTGTAAATGGAACAAACCTCTTGATACCCTTAACAGGGGCAATTAGTCCAGAGGATATGGCTGTAACAGGAGCTGGTTCACGTCTTCATGCTCAAGATACATCTAGCCTTCCATTATTGTATGATTTTGAAGAACTGGAAGGAGAACTTGACTTCCTTACTCGTGTAGTTGCCCTTACATTTTATCCTGCCGTCTCTGGAAAGAGCCCTATCACTTTTGGTGAG ATAGAAGTCCTTGGAGTTTCTCTTCCTTGGAAGGGTGTATTTACTAACGAAGGCCCTGGTGCAAGTTTACCTGAACAAGCTAAAAACCTTCAGAATGAAAACAATCTTTTTTCCACTGGGTCAAAAACCAATCCATTTTCCGGTGCTTCATCTAATGAAAATGTGACGGTACCAGTGCAACCAAGTGCATCTGCCAACAATTTGGTTGATCTATTGACTGGAGAGGTTGTGCTTTCAGAACACTTTGCTGCACCAGTGATAGGAAATGCTGAGGACAAGGGAGGTGACTTGCTTGATTTCTTGGACCAAGCTATTGTTGAATATCATGGTGCTGAAACTGATCATAAATCACATGATGGAAAACCTTTAGATAGCAGTTCTCAGCAGTACATTGATTGTTTGAAATCCATTGCTGGGCCACGTATG GAAAAAAAACTAAACTTCATGGAAGCCATGAAACTTGAAATTGAACGCCTTCGGCTGGACATTTCTGCTGCTGAAAGGGATAGAGCTTTGTTATCTATAGGAACTGATCCTGCTACTATAAACCCTAATGTTTTACTTGATGAACGATACATGGGAAGATTGTGTAGAGTTGCAAACTCCGTTGCACTGCTTGGACAAGCATCCTTGGAAGACAAAATTACATCTGCTGTTGGTCTTGAGACTACTGATGATACTGCAATAGATTTTTGGAATATAACTAGCTTTGGTGAGCGCTGTTATGGCGGCACGTGTGAGGTGCGTGCTGAAACTAATGCACCTACACGTGCTTCCTTTTCAGAATCATCAGGGGGAGTTTCCCCATCTCTTTTCTTATGTTCCCAATGTGAAAGGAAAGTTTGTAAAGTTTGTTGTGCTGGGAGAGGGGCCCTTCTGGTTGCAGGCTATGGCTCAAGGGAGGCCATGAGTTACAATGGTGTGGTAAATCAGGGGGGGTCAGGCCATGGTTTCCAGGTTGATGTCTCAACAAATAATACAGTAGTGCTGGATAGTGTTATTTGTAAAAGATGCTGCGATGATACTGTGCTTGATGCATTGATCTTGGACTACGTCAGGGTCTTGGTAAGCAAGAGGAGAAGTGCCCGTGCTGATTCTGCTGCCCATGAGGCCTTGAACCAAGTGATTGGATATTCGGTAAGGAATTGTCTTTCTGAAAGGAATCAGTCTCCGGATAGACCGAGAACTATTAAAGTTCTGCAGAAATTACTTGGCAGTGTGGAATCGTTAGCTGAGTTTCCATTTGCCAGCTTTTTACACTCG GTTGAAACGGGAGCAGATTCAGCACCATTCTTGTCATTGCTTGCTCCTCTTGAATCTGGATCACGACATTCATACTGGAAAGCTCCTCCTAGTACCACTAGTGTTGAGTTTGTTATTGTTCTTGGCACCCTTTCTGATGTTAGTGGGGTTGTTTTGCTTATTAGTCCATGTGGTTATTCTGAGGCTGATGCTCCCACC GTGCAAATCTGGGCCAGCAATAAAATACACAAAGAAGAAAGGTCATGCATGGGAAAATGGGATTTGCAGTCCCAGATCACGTCTTCCTCAGAATATTATGGACCAGAAAAGTCAGTTAGAGAAAATGAAGTACCTAGGCATGTGAAGTTTGAATTTGGGAATCCAGTTCGATGCCGCATTATTTGGATAACATTACGCCTTCAACGACCTGGTTCAAAATCTCTTAATTTGGACAACTTGAATCTCTTGTCTCTTGATGAAAATCCATTTGCAGAAGTAACTCGGCGTGCCTCTTTTGGAGGAAAAGTTGAAAGAGAACCCTGTATTCATGCCAAAAGGATACTGGTAGTCGGAAGCTCGGTGAAAAAAGAGATGGTAGATACATCACAAGCCTCCGATCCGATGAATCTGAAAGGCTGGCTGGAGAGAAGTCCACCACTGAATAGATTtagg GTTCCCATTGAGGCTGAGAGGCTGTTGGACCATGATATTATTTTGGAGCAATATCTTTCTCCTGCATCACCTTTGCTTGCCGGATTTCGTCTTGATGCTTTTGGTGCAATAAGGCCTCTGGTTACCCATTCACCCTTTTCAAATGCACACATCTGGGATACGTCAGCAACACTTGTAGACGAGAGACACATCTCTCCAGCCGTTCTGTATATACAAGTATCTGCTGTCCAG GAACCGCACAGCATCGTACCGATTGCCGAATATCGCTTGCCGGAGGCTAAGTCTGGAACAGCGATGTACTTTGATTTCCCTCGAGAGATACAAACCCGCAGAATTATGTTTAAACTGCTTGGAGATATTACAGCATTTGCCGATGACCCAACGGAGCAGGATGATGCCGGTTCCAGAGGTGTACCGGTGGCGGCAGGCTTGTCGTTGGCCAATAAAATAAAGTTGTATTACTACGCTGATCCGTACGAACTTGGAAAATGGGCAAGCCTCTCTGCCGTTTGA
- the LOC126602308 gene encoding uncharacterized protein LOC126602308 → MLPVCSATSSRSSHSQITLHGGLNASSQFQKDFEARYIMGYRGSLGLSKAMPFQRDFFKAHATKSLYSNFVKGTEQSVSTDFVNRCSHSYESDHLKCKYSDMWSSSTGTMYEQHPPGRVELKFVDSSSLLAPDEGLVDFTNPSTENASVLQAAVEPESISATDLTPGNSTSVPDSLDVDTDRLSGVKTSIEDFIDGVSKSFSASVEKGEDIVKTSVDTITSSITSVVTNATEAVDNTVGGLFSTVDQTGQYGGSKMTKFSSDFKEATSKGAVVAIDVLRRSIVVVEDSLSNGASFAVSSYQSAKAFLPPDISDALNLSEKRVAEFLGPAKTAIQQVYISIEGLEENLGLDPNDPIIPFVLFLGTSATLWVIYRVWTYSGFAGDLSPQLTLELLTGKENAVLIDVRPEVLREREGIPDLRRAARFRYASVSLPEVDGAAWKLVKSGRDLNDTLTAAVIRNLKIVQDRSKVIVMDADGTRSKGIARSLRKLGLKKPYLVQGGFKSWVKNGLRIKELKPETAFTILNEEAEAILEDISPSPVQVLGSGVGLIAAFYALLEWEKTLQLIGVVGVGQTIYRRVASYETAEDFKKDVRLLLSPVRLGAQAFSWTAGQLESNGIGLPTSPSSSDVKNRVLQAAAKHESQPSDTEGIQDPSPDSKLPIKESADLSEA, encoded by the exons ATGCTGCCTGTTTGCTCAGCCACCTCAAGCCGTTCTTCCCATTCTCAG ATTACCTTACATGGAGGGTTGAATGCCAGTTCCCAGTTCCAGAAGGATTTTGAGGCCAGATACATTATGGGATACAGGGGCTCTCTGGGCTTGTCAAAGGCAATGCCTTTTCAAAGAGATTTCTTCAAGGCACACGCTACAAAGTCTTTGTATTCGAATTTCGTGAAAGGCACAGAACAATCCGTCTCTACGGATTTTGTTAACAGGTGTTCCCACTCATATGAATCAGACCATCTCAAGTGCAAGTATTCAGACATGTGGAGCTCTTCTACTGGAACCATGTATGAACAGCATCCGCCGGGAAGGGTGGAACTGAAGTTTGTAGACAGCTCTAGCCTATTGGCTCCTGATGAGGGACTCGTGGACTTTACTAATCCGTCAACTGAAAATGCAAGTGTCTTACAGGCAGCTGTAGAACCTGAAAGCATATCAGCTACTGATTTAACACCAGGGAATTCCACCTCTGTACCTGACTCCCTAGACGTGGATACTGATCGATTATCCGGTGTGAAAACTAGTATTGAGGATTTTATTGATGGGGTTAGCAAGTCTTTCAGCGCTTCGGTAGAAAAGGGCGAAGATATAGTTAAAACCTCAGTAGATACAATCACTTCATCAATAACATCTGTTGTTACAAATGCTACCGAAGCAGTGGATAATACTGTTGGTGGATTGTTTTCAACAGTGGATCAAACGGGACAATATGGTGGtagtaaaatgacaaaattttcAAGCGACTTTAAGGAAGCCACAAGTAAAGGAGCTGTTGTTGCTATTGATGTCTTGAGACGTTCAATTGTTGTGGTGGAAGATTCTCTATCAAATGGGGCTTCCTTTGCTGTTAGTTCTTACCAGTCTGCCAAGGCCTTTCTCCCTCCTGACATCAGTGATGCGCTAAATTTGTCTGAAAAGAGAGTTGCAGAGTTCTTGGGGCCAGCCAAAACTGCTATTCAACAG GTTTATATTTCGATTGAGGGGTTGGAGGAAAATCTTGGCTTGGACCCAAATGATCCAATCATTCCATTTGTTCTATTCCTTGGCACCTCAGCTACTTTATG GGTCATTTATCGGGTGTGGACATACAGTGGTTTCGCTGGAGATTTATCTCCTCAATTGACATTGGAGCTCTTGACAGGGAAAGAGAATGCTGTGCTCATTGATGTCCGACCTGAG GTtctgagagaaagagagggtatTCCTGATCTTCGACGAGCAGCTCGCTTTCGCTATGCAAGTGTGTCCCTACCTGAG GTTGATGGCGCTGCATGGAAATTAGTGAAGAGTGGAAGGGATCTTAATGACACCTTAACTGCTGCTGTTATTCGGAACTTGAAGATTGTTCAG GACAGGTCCAAGGTCATAGTTATGGATGCTGATGGTACTCGTTCCAAAGGTATTGCAAGATCCTTGAGAAAGCTTGGGCTCAAG AAACCGTACTTGGTTCAAGGTGGCTTTAAGTCTTGGGTGAAAAATGGTCTCCGTATTAAGGAACTCAAACCTGAGACAGCATTTACCATACTCAATGAG GAAGCTGAGGCAATTCTGGAGGATATCAGTCCTTCTCCGGTGCAAGTTCTTGGGTCTGGTGTG GGATTGATCGCAGCATTTTATGCGCTACTAG AGTGGGAGAAGACATTACAACTGATTGGAGTTGTTGGTGTTGGTCAG ACCATTTATCGGCGGGTGGCATCTTATGAGACCGCAGAAGATTTTAAGAAAGATGTGAG GCTGCTGCTTTCTCCTGTTAGACTGGGAGCTCAGGCATTTTCATGGACTGCCGGACAACTGGAATCAAACGGCATTGGACTGCCAACATCTCCTTCATCCTCAGATGTCAAAAACCGAGTATTGCAGGCTGCTGCAAAGCATGAATCTCAACCGTCTGATACGGAAGGCATCCAAGATCCATCTCCTGACTCAAAACTTCCAATCAAAGAGAGTGCTGATCTGTCAGAAGCATAA
- the LOC126602310 gene encoding serine carboxypeptidase II-2: MAKPRWDSALKVLIILLNLHLGSVFSAPPADPIAQQNLDRVAELPGQSFNLSFAHFSGYVPVNEDSGRALFYWFVEAAEDPHSKPVVLWLNGGPGCSSIAYGMAEEIGPFHIEADGKTLYLNPYSWNQVANVLFVDSPVGVGFSYSNTYSDLLSNGDKRTANDSLTFLLNWFERFPQYKGRDFYITGESYGGHYVPQLSQAIVKYNLKTKEKTVNLKGYMVGNALTDDYHDHLGVFQFMWSAGLISDQTYKLLNLLCDFQSFIHTSNSCDNVLDIANAELGNIDPYSIYTPSCPANVSQSNGLRKRRNTVGHISQKYDPCTEAHSVVYFNLPEVQKALHVDPGHAPSKWATCSDVVSMTWKDSPRTVLDVYKELIHSGLRIWMFSGDNDAVIPITSTRYSIDALKLPTVKPWRAWYDDGQVGGWTQEYAGLTFVSVRGAGHEVPLHKPKQALTLIKSFLSGSSMPASEQLIMPASEQLISDS; this comes from the exons ATGGCGAAACCCAGATGGGATTCTGCTCTCAAAGTCTTGATCATCCTCCTCAATCTCCATCTGGGCAGTGTTTTTTCAGCTCCTCCCGCCGACCCAATTGCCCAGCAGAACTTGGACAGAGTTGCCGAGCTGCCGGGGCAGAGCTTCAACCTCAGCTTTGCCCACTTTTCTGGGTACGTCCCTGTCAATGAAGATTCCGGGAGAGCTCTCTTCTACTGGTTTGTCGAGGCTGCCGAGGACCCTCACTCCAAGCCCGTTGTTCTCTGGCTTAATGGAG GACCTGGATGCTCGTCCATTGCGTATGGTATGGCGGAAGAAATTGGCCCGTTTCATATCGAGGCAGACGGGAAGACCCTGTATTTGAACCCTTACTCTTGGAATCAAG TTGCTAACGTTCTATTTGTCGATTCACCTGTTGGAGTTGGGTTTTCTTATTCGAACACTTATTCTGATTTGCTATCCAATGGAGATAAAAGGACGG CCAATGATTCTCTAACATTTCTATTGAACTGGTTTGAGCGCTTTCCCCAGTACAAGGGAAGAGACTTTTACATTACAGGAGAGAGCTATGGAG GACATTATGTTCCTCAGCTGAGTCAAGCAATTGTAAAGTACAACTTGAAAACTAAGGAAAAAACAGTTAATCTGAAGGGTTATATG GTGGGAAATGCTCTAACCGATGATTACCATGATCACTTAGGCGTTTTCCAATTTATGTGGTCGGCTGGTTTGATTTCCGATCAAACTTACAAGTTGCTGAACCTTCTGTGTGACTTCCAGTCATTTATACACACCTCAAATTCATGTGATAATGTTCTTGACATTGCTAATGCGGAACTTGGAAACATTGACCCTTACAGCATCTACACTCCTTCATGCCCTGCTAATGTTAGCCAGTCAAATGGGCTGCGGAAACGAAGGAAT ACAGTTGGCCACATCAGTCAGAAATATGATCCTTGCACCGAGGCACACTCAGTTGTATACTTCAATCTACCCGAGGTTCAAAAGGCACTTCACGTTGATCCAGGTCACGCACCATCTAAATGGGCAACATGCAG TGATGTGGTAAGTATGACTTGGAAGGATTCTCCTAGGACAGTGCTGGACGTTTACAAGGAGCTGATACATTCAGGACTGCGTATATGGATGTTCAG TGGTGATAATGACGCCGTAATCCCAATTACATCTACCCGATACAGTATAGATGCTCTTAAGCTTCCAACTGTCAAACCTTGGCGTGCATGGTACGATGATGGGCAG GTTGGAGGATGGACACAAGAATATGCCGGGCTGACATTTGTGTCAGTGAGGGGAGCAGGCCATGAAGTTCCTCTGCACAAACCCAAGCAAGCTCTCACACTCATCAAATCCTTCTTGTCAGGATCTTCAATGCCAGCGTCCGAACAACTTATCATGCCAGCATCCGAACAACTTATCAGCGACTCTTGA